From Zingiber officinale cultivar Zhangliang chromosome 5B, Zo_v1.1, whole genome shotgun sequence, the proteins below share one genomic window:
- the LOC121987034 gene encoding GATA transcription factor 3-like, translated as MQPFAENLFSELDDILGLSVEEAIPNDPVLMLPYNIFDDSWLWERIPEDDTTCGSESNSEIMFQGRKLPKKPRTKRFGRRTWSLRPPTLWHPIAIATAKDNKICSHCGTNDTPQWRRGPEGVQTLCNACGIRFKSGRLLPEYRPLASPHYNTDCSNRHKMVMKIRGNQNEN; from the coding sequence ATGCAACCGTTTGCTGAAAATCTTTTCTCTGAGCTCGATGACATCCTTGGTCTTTCCGTCGAAGAGGCAATTCCCAATGATCCCGTCTTGATGCTTCCTTACAACATCTTTGATGATTCATGGTTGTGGGAGAGAATACCCGAAGATGATACTACTTGTGGTTCTGAATCTAATTCAGAGATTATGTTTCAAGGGAGGAAGTTGCCCAAGAAGCCGAGGACCAAGAGGTTTGGAAGGCGGACATGGTCTTTGCGACCTCCAACACTATGGCATCCTATTGCAATAGCAACTGCAAAGGATAACAAGATATGCTCTCACTGTGGGACTAATGACACCCCGCAATGGAGAAGAGGACCTGAAGGAGTGCAAACTCTTTGCAATGCCTGTGGAATCCGCTTCAAGTCCGGTCGCCTCTTGCCTGAGTACCGTCCCTTGGCGAGCCCACACTACAacacagattgctccaacagacacAAGATGGTGATGAAAATAAGAGGGAACCAAAATGAGAACTGA
- the LOC121985869 gene encoding metal transporter Nramp5-like, whose translation MAMKSSRDTAITKKARKGMESPVSQEEPQHQTPGWKRFFAHIGPGFLVSLAYLDPGNLETDLQAGANHRYELLWVILIGLIFALIIQSLSANLGVTTGKHLAELCKTEYPIFVKYCLWLVAELAVIAADIPEVIGTAFALNILFYVPVWAGVLLTGLSTLILLGLQRYGIRKLELLISVLVFLMAACYFAEVSYVKPPAAEVMKGLFVPRLQGDSATGDAISLLGALVMPHNLFLHSALVLSRKTPSSTKGINDACRYFLLESGFALFVALLINIAVVSVSGAVCATTDLSAEDSDRCSDLTLNSASFLLKNVLGKSSSIIYGISLLASGQSSAITGTYAGQYIMQGFLDIKMRIWLRNLVTRCIAICPSLIVAIIGGTAGSGRLIIIASMILSFELPFALVPLLKFSSSSTKMGPHKNSIYIIVISWVLGLGVIGINIYYLSTRFVTWIIHSSLPKPVTVLIGVVVFPAMVFYVISLIYLMFRKDTVVTFDEKLEASMEQGMHGVSGGAEVVPCREDLARVRLQ comes from the exons ATG GCCATGAAGAGCTCTAGGGACACTGCAATCACCAAGAAAGCAAGGAAAGGAATGGAGAGCCCAGTGAGCCAAGAAGAACCCCAGCACCAG ACACCAGGGTGGAAAAGATTCTTTGCTCATATTGGCCCTGGTTTCCTTGTCTCTTTGGCCTACCTTGATCCTGGAAACT TGGAAACTGACTTGCAAGCTGGAGCAAATCATAGATACGAGCTCTTGTGGGTGATACTAATTGGTTTGATCTTTGCACTCATTATCCAATCATTGTCAGCAAATCTGGGGGTGACTACAG GGAAACACCTGGCTGAACTATGCAAAACAGAGTATCCTATATTTGTGAAGTATTGCCTCTGGCTAGTGGCAGAGCTGGCTGTGATTGCTGCTGATATACCTGAAG TGATAGGAACAGCCTTTGCTCTCAACATCTTGTTCTATGTTCCAGTTTGGGCAGGAGTGCTTTTGACAGGACTGAGCACCCTGATATTGCTTGGATTACAGCGATATGGG ATCAGAAAGCTTGAGTTGTTGATATCAGTTCTAGTGTTTTTGATGGCCGCATGTTACTTCGCGGAGGTGAGCTACGTGAAGCCCCCTGCAGCAGAGGTGATGAAGGGCCTGTTTGTCCCAAGACTGCAGGGCGATAGCGCCACCGGAGACGCCATTTCTCTCTTGGGTGCGCTTGTAATGCC GCACAACTTGTTTTTGCATTCAGCACTGGTGCTGTCAAGGAAGACGCCATCTTCCACCAAAGGAATCAAT gATGCTTGTAGATATTTCTTGCTGGAGAGTGGTTTTGCATTGTTCGTGGCGTTGCTCATCAACATCGCAGTGGTCTCAGTCTCCGGAGCCGTGTGCGCTACTACTGATCTCTCTGCTGAAGACTCTGATAGATGTAGCGATTTGACCTTAAACTCTGCGTCTTTTTTGCTCAAG AATGTGCTGGGCAAATCAAGTTCCATCATCTATGGAATCTCTTTATTGGCCTCCGGCCAAAGCTCTGCGATCACAGGCACATATGCTGGCCAATATATTATGCAG GGTTTTCTAGACATCAAAATGAGAATATGGCTGCGAAACCTTGTGACTCGATGCATCGCGATCTGTCCCAGCCTTATTGTAGCCATTATTGGAGGAACAGCGGGATCAGGGAGGCTCATAATCATAGCGTCG ATGATCCTCTCCTTCGAGCTGCCCTTCGCCCTCGTCCCTCTCCTCAAGTTCAGCAGCAGCAGCACCAAGATGGGGCCTCACAAGAACTCCATCTAC ATAATTGTGATCTCATGGGTCCTCGGCTTGGGCGTGATTGGGATCAACATCTACTACTTGAGCACGAGATTCGTGACTTGGATTATCCACAGCAGCCTCCCGAAGCCTGTGACGGTCTTAATTGGGGTCGTGGTCTTCCCTGCAATGGTGTTTTACGTGATCTCTTTGATCTACTTGATGTTCAGGAAGGACACGGTGGTGACCTTCGACGAGAAGTTGGAGGCTTCGATGGAGCAGGGAATGCATGGAGTGAGCGGCGGCGCTGAGGTGGTGCCCTGCAGAGAGGACCTCGCTCGCGTCCGTCTGCAGTAG